One region of Streptomyces leeuwenhoekii genomic DNA includes:
- a CDS encoding YlbL family protein, translating into MPRRTATMLASTLMLIALLCAGVFIPVPYAEMTPGPTVNTLGEHDGEPVLQVTGRKTYPADGHLNMTTVRVTRADYKMNLVEAVYGWLAHDNKVVPHDTLYPDGKTEEESSQETAEEFSQSQESAKVAALKELDIPVQSWVVVSTVVKGSPAQGRLHAGDVIKAVDGTAVKQPADVAKLVTRHRPGQDVVFTIVPAKEQAAAEKENRAATRTEKVTITTEASDDAGEKRAIVGISAGTDHTFPFSIDIKLADVGGPSAGLMFALGIYDKLTPGSLTGGAFVAGTGTIDDEGKVGPIGGIEMKIVGASGKGARYFLTPADNCAAAARDTPKGLTLVKVGSIGDALDALADIRAGKTAGLPRCTAR; encoded by the coding sequence ATGCCACGCCGCACCGCGACGATGCTCGCCTCCACCCTGATGCTGATCGCGCTCCTGTGCGCGGGGGTGTTCATCCCCGTGCCGTACGCGGAGATGACCCCGGGGCCGACGGTGAACACGCTGGGGGAGCACGACGGCGAGCCGGTGCTGCAGGTCACCGGGCGCAAGACCTACCCGGCCGACGGGCACCTCAACATGACCACGGTCAGGGTCACCAGGGCCGACTACAAGATGAACCTGGTGGAGGCCGTCTACGGCTGGCTCGCCCACGACAACAAGGTCGTACCGCACGACACGCTGTACCCGGACGGCAAGACGGAGGAGGAGTCCTCCCAGGAGACCGCCGAGGAATTCAGCCAGTCGCAGGAGAGCGCCAAGGTCGCCGCGCTGAAGGAGCTGGACATCCCGGTGCAGTCCTGGGTGGTCGTCTCCACGGTCGTCAAGGGGTCCCCGGCGCAGGGCAGACTGCACGCCGGTGATGTGATCAAGGCCGTCGACGGCACGGCGGTGAAGCAGCCCGCGGACGTGGCGAAGCTGGTGACCCGGCACCGCCCCGGCCAGGACGTCGTCTTCACGATCGTGCCCGCCAAGGAGCAGGCCGCCGCCGAGAAGGAGAACCGCGCGGCGACGAGGACCGAGAAGGTGACGATCACCACCGAGGCGTCCGACGACGCCGGTGAGAAGCGCGCCATCGTCGGCATCTCCGCCGGGACCGACCACACCTTCCCGTTCAGCATCGACATCAAGCTCGCCGACGTCGGCGGCCCGAGCGCCGGTCTGATGTTCGCGCTCGGCATCTACGACAAGCTCACCCCGGGCAGCCTGACCGGCGGCGCTTTCGTCGCCGGCACCGGCACCATCGACGACGAGGGCAAGGTCGGGCCGATCGGCGGGATCGAGATGAAGATCGTCGGCGCGAGCGGCAAGGGCGCGCGGTACTTCCTGACCCCCGCCGACAACTGCGCGGCCGCCGCCAGGGACACCCCGAAGGGGCTCACCCTGGTCAAGGTGGGCTCCATCGGCGACGCCCTGGACGCGCTCGCGGACATCCGCGCCGGGAAGACCGCCGGCCTGCCGCGCTGCACGGCACGGTAG
- a CDS encoding PPA1309 family protein, translating into MSNTPMAASPLTRAVLEIDEYVSGLGWDRPARLFALVDTARLRAEQPSLADRLGLAEGEAAPGLTPIEQEEIPADRPLDEFLATIAWPDSVAGCALTVERLMLPPSAEAQVPQGLDETKLARWVAEHPERQEVRMTVAVLRDGARESALRLREKDSPTEVLTGSDLVPGLAEALAATFEE; encoded by the coding sequence ATGTCCAACACTCCCATGGCGGCGAGCCCGCTCACTCGGGCCGTACTCGAGATCGACGAGTACGTCTCCGGCCTCGGCTGGGACCGGCCCGCCCGCCTCTTCGCCCTCGTCGACACCGCGCGCCTGCGCGCCGAGCAGCCCTCGCTCGCGGACCGGCTCGGTCTCGCCGAGGGGGAGGCCGCGCCCGGCCTCACCCCGATCGAACAGGAGGAGATCCCGGCGGACCGGCCGCTGGACGAGTTTCTCGCCACCATCGCCTGGCCGGACTCGGTGGCCGGCTGCGCGCTCACCGTGGAGCGTCTGATGCTGCCGCCGTCCGCCGAGGCCCAGGTCCCCCAGGGCCTGGACGAGACCAAGCTGGCCCGGTGGGTGGCGGAGCACCCGGAGCGCCAGGAGGTCCGCATGACGGTCGCGGTGCTGCGCGACGGCGCCCGCGAGTCGGCGCTGCGGCTGCGGGAGAAGGACTCCCCCACCGAGGTCCTCACCGGCTCCGACCTGGTGCCGGGCCTGGCGGAAGCGCTCGCGGCGACCTTCGAGGAGTAA
- a CDS encoding SDR family oxidoreductase, with amino-acid sequence MSSPDPQVRAARNQSTSPVGPNARGPVVAVTGAASGVGALLTARLAASAEVRRVVALDERRGECAAAQWHVLDVRDPAIADRLRGADVVVHLALDLDLETDAAARTAYNVRGTQTVLTAAAAAGVHRVVLCTSAMVYGALPDNELPLSEDAELRATAEATGVGDLLEIERLARRAPRAHPGLNVTVVRPAILVGGTDTALTRYFESPRLLVVAGSRPAWQFCHVEDLCSALEYAVLEKVDGELAVGCEGWLEQEEVEELSGIRRMELPSAVALGAAARLHRIGLTPSPAGDLAYTMYPWVVSGSRLHDAGWRPEYTNEEVLAELLEEVAGRHTVAGRRLGRKDATAAGAAGATVALLGAAAVVRRARKARRRI; translated from the coding sequence GTGAGTTCCCCAGATCCGCAGGTTCGCGCAGCGCGAAACCAGTCAACCAGTCCCGTCGGCCCGAACGCACGCGGACCCGTCGTCGCGGTGACCGGCGCCGCCTCCGGCGTCGGCGCGCTGCTCACCGCGCGGCTCGCCGCATCGGCCGAGGTCAGGCGGGTCGTCGCGCTCGACGAGAGGCGCGGTGAGTGCGCCGCCGCGCAGTGGCACGTCCTGGACGTGCGGGACCCGGCCATCGCGGACAGACTGCGTGGCGCGGACGTGGTCGTGCACCTGGCGCTCGACCTCGACCTGGAGACCGACGCCGCCGCCCGGACGGCCTACAACGTCCGGGGGACGCAGACCGTGCTCACCGCCGCGGCGGCGGCCGGCGTCCACCGGGTCGTGCTGTGCACCTCGGCGATGGTCTACGGCGCGCTGCCCGACAACGAGCTGCCGCTGTCGGAGGACGCCGAGCTGCGCGCGACGGCCGAGGCCACCGGCGTCGGGGACCTGCTGGAGATCGAGCGGCTGGCCCGCCGGGCCCCGCGCGCCCACCCCGGGCTCAACGTCACCGTCGTCCGGCCCGCCATTCTCGTCGGCGGCACGGACACCGCGCTGACCAGGTACTTCGAGTCGCCCCGGCTGCTGGTCGTGGCCGGGTCCCGCCCCGCGTGGCAGTTCTGCCACGTCGAGGACCTGTGCAGTGCCCTGGAGTACGCCGTGCTGGAGAAGGTCGACGGGGAGCTGGCCGTCGGCTGCGAGGGCTGGCTGGAGCAGGAGGAGGTCGAGGAGCTCAGCGGCATCCGGCGCATGGAGCTGCCGTCGGCGGTCGCCCTGGGAGCGGCGGCCCGGCTGCACCGGATCGGGCTCACCCCCTCCCCGGCCGGGGACCTGGCCTACACGATGTACCCCTGGGTGGTGAGCGGCAGCCGGCTGCACGACGCCGGGTGGCGGCCCGAGTACACCAACGAGGAGGTGCTCGCCGAGCTGCTGGAGGAGGTGGCCGGGCGGCACACGGTGGCCGGGCGGCGGCTGGGCCGCAAGGACGCCACGGCGGCGGGTGCCGCGGGTGCCACGGTGGCCCTGCTGGGCGCCGCGGCGGTGGTACGGCGGGCACGCAAGGCCCGGCGGCGCATCTGA
- a CDS encoding molybdenum cofactor biosynthesis protein MoaE, translating to MASTNDHPGERATQDPVKLIGIRETPLSVDEVFRAVGDDAAGGTALFVGTVRNHDGGADVDALGYSCHPGAEAEMRRIAEKVAAEYPVRALAAVHRVGDLRVGDLAVVVAVSCPHRGEAFDACRKLIDDLKHEVPIWKHQRFSDGTEEWVGAC from the coding sequence ATGGCATCCACGAACGACCACCCCGGTGAGCGGGCCACGCAGGACCCCGTCAAGCTGATCGGCATTCGCGAGACGCCCCTGTCCGTGGACGAGGTCTTCCGGGCGGTCGGGGACGACGCGGCCGGAGGGACCGCGCTGTTCGTGGGGACCGTGCGCAACCACGACGGGGGCGCCGACGTCGACGCGCTCGGCTACTCCTGCCACCCCGGCGCCGAGGCCGAGATGCGGCGGATCGCCGAGAAGGTCGCCGCCGAGTACCCGGTGCGGGCGCTGGCCGCCGTGCACCGCGTGGGAGACCTCCGGGTCGGGGACCTCGCCGTCGTCGTCGCGGTCTCCTGCCCCCACCGCGGCGAGGCGTTCGACGCCTGCCGCAAGCTGATCGACGACCTGAAGCACGAGGTGCCGATCTGGAAGCACCAGCGGTTCTCCGACGGGACCGAGGAGTGGGTGGGCGCCTGCTGA
- a CDS encoding NUDIX hydrolase — protein MSLHDDAALVLKAYEGQQELRQLYLDHLAAHPDGMWKSCADGHITASALVVDAEGGRVLLTLHRKLRMWLQMGGHCEPGDASLAAAALREATEESGIAGLALMPGGPVRLDRHHTPCAWHLDVQYATLAPAGAVEAISDESLDLRWFPYAQVADVADESVVRLVEATRAKLGS, from the coding sequence GTGAGCCTGCACGACGACGCGGCTCTCGTGCTGAAGGCGTACGAGGGCCAGCAGGAGCTCCGGCAGCTCTATCTGGACCACCTGGCGGCCCATCCGGACGGCATGTGGAAGTCCTGCGCGGACGGGCACATCACGGCGAGCGCCCTGGTGGTGGACGCCGAAGGCGGGCGGGTGCTGCTCACCCTCCACCGCAAGCTGCGCATGTGGCTCCAGATGGGCGGCCACTGCGAGCCCGGTGACGCGAGCCTTGCGGCGGCCGCCCTGCGGGAGGCGACCGAGGAGTCCGGCATCGCGGGGCTCGCCCTGATGCCCGGCGGCCCGGTGCGGCTGGACCGCCATCACACGCCCTGTGCCTGGCACCTGGACGTGCAGTACGCGACCCTGGCTCCGGCCGGGGCCGTGGAGGCGATCAGCGACGAGTCCCTGGACCTTCGCTGGTTCCCCTACGCGCAGGTCGCGGACGTGGCCGACGAGTCGGTCGTACGGCTGGTGGAGGCGACGCGCGCGAAGCTCGGTTCCTGA
- a CDS encoding zinc-dependent metalloprotease, giving the protein MSDTPFGFGLPPEEPDDGDEGKKKDQQSGGGQGPANPFGFGSLPGAGGGLGGPGADNPFAAMFGSLNPTDLGAAFQQLGQMLSYEGGPVNWDMAKQIARQTVAQGAPDGTKDASIGPAERSAVQEAVRLADLWLDDVTALPSGAGSAVAWSRAEWVEATLPAWRELVDPVAERVGTAMGDVLPEEMQAMAGPLIGMMRSMGGAMFGTQIGQAVGVLAGEVVGSSDIGLPLGPAGKAALLPANIETFGKDLGVPKDEVRLYLALREAAHQRLFAHVPWLRSHLFGAVDGYARGIKVDTAKLEDVVGQFDPQNPEQLQEALQQGMFQPEDTPEQKAALARLETALALVEGWVDAVVHAAAKPRLGSADALRETLRRRRASGGPAEQTFATLIGLELRPRRLRDASRLWASVTDARGVDGRDGLWAHPDMLPTATDLDDPDGFVHREHLDFSELDKMLGEAAGKKPDLGKKPDEGEAKGDGAE; this is encoded by the coding sequence GTGAGTGACACCCCATTCGGATTCGGCCTTCCGCCGGAGGAGCCGGACGACGGCGACGAAGGCAAGAAGAAGGACCAGCAGAGCGGTGGTGGGCAGGGACCGGCCAATCCGTTCGGTTTCGGGTCGCTGCCCGGCGCCGGAGGCGGCCTGGGTGGCCCCGGAGCGGACAATCCGTTCGCTGCCATGTTCGGTTCGCTGAACCCCACCGATCTGGGCGCCGCGTTCCAGCAACTGGGTCAGATGCTCTCCTACGAGGGCGGCCCGGTGAACTGGGACATGGCCAAGCAGATCGCCCGCCAGACGGTCGCCCAGGGCGCCCCGGACGGCACCAAGGACGCCAGCATCGGCCCCGCCGAGCGCTCCGCGGTCCAGGAGGCCGTGCGCCTGGCCGACCTGTGGCTGGACGATGTGACCGCCCTGCCCTCCGGGGCCGGCTCCGCGGTGGCCTGGAGCCGCGCGGAGTGGGTCGAGGCGACCCTGCCCGCCTGGCGGGAACTGGTCGACCCGGTCGCCGAGCGCGTCGGCACCGCCATGGGCGACGTGCTGCCCGAGGAGATGCAGGCCATGGCCGGCCCGCTGATCGGCATGATGCGGTCGATGGGCGGCGCCATGTTCGGCACCCAGATCGGGCAGGCCGTCGGCGTGCTCGCCGGTGAGGTCGTCGGCTCGTCCGACATCGGCCTGCCGCTCGGCCCGGCCGGCAAGGCCGCGCTGCTGCCGGCGAACATCGAGACGTTCGGCAAGGACCTGGGCGTCCCGAAGGACGAGGTGCGGCTGTACCTCGCCCTGCGCGAGGCCGCCCACCAGCGCCTGTTCGCGCATGTGCCGTGGCTGCGCTCGCACCTGTTCGGCGCGGTCGACGGCTACGCCCGCGGCATCAAGGTGGACACCGCCAAGCTGGAGGACGTGGTCGGCCAGTTCGACCCGCAGAACCCCGAGCAGTTGCAGGAAGCACTCCAGCAGGGCATGTTCCAGCCGGAGGACACGCCGGAGCAGAAGGCCGCCCTGGCCCGTCTGGAGACGGCGCTGGCGCTGGTCGAGGGCTGGGTGGACGCGGTGGTGCACGCCGCCGCCAAGCCGCGCCTGGGCTCCGCCGACGCGCTGCGCGAGACGCTGCGCCGCCGCCGCGCCTCGGGCGGCCCGGCCGAGCAGACCTTCGCCACGCTGATCGGCCTGGAGCTGCGCCCGCGCCGCCTGCGCGACGCCTCGCGTCTGTGGGCGTCCGTGACGGACGCGCGCGGTGTCGACGGCCGGGACGGCCTGTGGGCCCACCCGGACATGCTGCCGACGGCGACCGACCTGGACGACCCGGACGGCTTCGTCCACCGCGAGCACCTCGACTTCTCCGAGCTGGACAAGATGCTCGGCGAGGCGGCCGGCAAGAAGCCCGACCTCGGGAAGAAGCCGGACGAGGGCGAGGCCAAGGGCGACGGCGCCGAGTGA
- a CDS encoding UPF0182 family protein, translating into MPDRGGGPTGPRIRVGRPSRRARTLLMTLGVLAVLGMAFTMFAGFWTDWLWYRSVKYSSVFTTTLWTKIGLFFVFGLLMALAVGFNIWLAHRLRPPLSAMSTEQQNLDRYRMGIAPFKKWLLFGITALVGLIAGASAAGQWRTWLMWVNGVPFGKKDPQFKLDVAFFAFDLPWYRFLLGFGFAAVILSVIAAAITHYLYGGLRLTSPGARATAAATGHLSVLIGVFVAFKAVAYWLDRYGLAVKSSDFKATDNWTGLRYVDANAYLPAKTILFCIAVICALLFFATLWRRTWQLPVIGFGLMVLSAILIGGLYPAIVQKFQVQPNEQAKEAPYVEKNLSATREAYGIDGTEVTEYPGRSQAEDKSRLRDDADAAASIRIMDPNIVSPTFQQLQQMRNYYAFPTNLDVDRYAKDGKDQDTVVGLRELNLAGIPKKNWINNHFRYTHGYGVVAAKGTEVDPEGRPVFTESDLPSKGDLGTYEQRIYYGEKTTTYSIVGGPQKEIDYSDDSGEKTTSYKGGGGINLANPVNRAAYAVAFNEPQILYSGAIGDGSRILYNRTPKQRVEAVAPWLTIDGDAYPAVVGNRIQWIVDAYTTTNGYPYASRTTLGDTTADSLTAANDNRAVVAQQNQVNYIRNSVKATVDAYTGDVKLYQWDTRDPVLKTWMKAFPDTVQPKSEISGDLMAHLRYPQDLFKVQRELLTRYHVKDADTFLSGSEVWQVPDDPTNKSGDAVPPYYLSMKMPDQKEQAFSLTTTFTPNGRDNLSAFMAVDAEAGTSGYGKIRILKVPTSTTVDGPKQVQSQFNSEQDIAESIRLLRGGDSEVEYGNLLTVPLDGGLLYVEPVYVRGGGLKYPLLRKVLVTYGGNTAFENTLEEALNKVFGAEGSAPEPPDEDRDEGTTPPPATGDPTVQDALNDAQKAFEAGQEALQKNDWAAYGEAQKDLEEALRRAEEAQARAGRGADGEKNGDDKAGPTPRPSGSATGGSDSG; encoded by the coding sequence ATGCCGGACCGCGGCGGAGGCCCGACAGGGCCGCGGATCAGAGTGGGCCGCCCGTCCCGGCGTGCCCGGACCCTGCTCATGACACTGGGCGTCCTGGCCGTCCTGGGCATGGCGTTCACCATGTTCGCGGGCTTCTGGACGGACTGGCTGTGGTACCGGTCGGTCAAGTACTCGTCGGTGTTCACGACGACTCTGTGGACCAAGATCGGTCTCTTCTTCGTCTTCGGCCTGCTGATGGCCCTGGCCGTCGGATTCAACATCTGGCTGGCCCACCGGCTGCGCCCGCCGCTGAGCGCGATGTCGACGGAACAGCAGAATCTCGACCGCTACCGGATGGGCATCGCCCCGTTCAAGAAGTGGCTGCTGTTCGGCATCACCGCGCTGGTGGGCCTGATCGCCGGAGCCTCGGCCGCCGGCCAGTGGCGGACCTGGCTGATGTGGGTCAACGGCGTCCCCTTCGGGAAGAAGGACCCGCAGTTCAAGCTGGACGTGGCCTTCTTCGCCTTCGACCTGCCCTGGTACCGCTTCCTGCTCGGCTTCGGCTTCGCCGCCGTGATCCTCTCGGTGATCGCGGCCGCGATCACCCACTACCTGTACGGCGGACTGCGCCTGACCAGCCCCGGGGCGCGCGCCACGGCCGCGGCCACCGGGCATCTGTCGGTGCTCATCGGCGTCTTCGTCGCCTTCAAGGCGGTCGCCTACTGGCTCGACCGCTACGGGCTCGCGGTCAAGTCCAGCGACTTCAAGGCCACCGACAACTGGACGGGCCTGCGGTACGTCGACGCCAACGCCTATCTGCCGGCCAAGACGATCCTGTTCTGCATCGCCGTCATCTGCGCGCTGCTGTTCTTCGCCACGCTGTGGCGGCGCACCTGGCAACTGCCGGTGATCGGCTTCGGCCTGATGGTGCTGTCCGCCATCCTCATCGGCGGCCTCTACCCGGCGATCGTGCAGAAGTTCCAGGTCCAGCCCAACGAGCAGGCCAAGGAAGCCCCGTACGTCGAGAAGAACCTCAGCGCCACGCGTGAGGCGTACGGCATCGACGGCACCGAGGTCACCGAGTACCCGGGCCGGAGCCAGGCCGAGGACAAGTCCCGGCTCCGCGACGACGCCGACGCCGCGGCGAGCATCCGGATCATGGACCCGAACATCGTCTCGCCCACGTTCCAGCAGCTCCAGCAGATGCGGAACTACTACGCGTTCCCGACCAACCTGGACGTCGACCGCTACGCGAAGGACGGCAAGGACCAGGACACGGTCGTCGGTCTGCGCGAGCTGAACCTGGCCGGCATCCCCAAGAAGAACTGGATCAACAACCACTTCCGCTACACCCACGGCTACGGCGTGGTCGCCGCCAAGGGCACCGAGGTCGACCCCGAGGGCCGCCCGGTGTTCACGGAGTCCGACCTGCCCTCCAAGGGTGACCTCGGCACGTACGAGCAGCGGATCTACTACGGCGAGAAGACCACCACGTACTCGATCGTCGGCGGTCCCCAGAAGGAGATCGACTACTCCGACGACAGCGGCGAGAAGACCACCAGCTACAAGGGCGGCGGCGGCATCAACCTCGCCAACCCGGTCAACCGGGCCGCGTACGCGGTGGCGTTCAACGAACCGCAGATCCTGTACTCGGGCGCGATCGGCGACGGTTCGCGCATCCTGTACAACCGGACCCCGAAGCAGCGCGTCGAGGCGGTCGCCCCGTGGCTGACCATCGACGGCGACGCCTACCCGGCGGTGGTGGGCAACCGCATCCAGTGGATCGTCGACGCGTACACGACCACCAACGGCTACCCGTACGCCTCCCGCACCACGCTGGGCGACACCACGGCCGACTCGCTGACCGCGGCCAACGACAACCGCGCGGTGGTGGCCCAGCAGAACCAGGTCAACTACATCCGCAACTCGGTGAAGGCGACCGTCGACGCGTACACCGGCGACGTCAAGCTCTACCAGTGGGACACCCGGGACCCGGTCCTGAAGACCTGGATGAAGGCGTTCCCGGACACGGTGCAGCCCAAGAGCGAGATCTCCGGTGACCTGATGGCGCATCTGCGCTACCCGCAGGACCTGTTCAAGGTGCAGCGCGAACTGCTCACCCGCTACCACGTGAAGGACGCCGACACGTTCCTCAGCGGCAGCGAGGTGTGGCAGGTGCCGGACGACCCGACCAACAAGTCGGGCGACGCGGTGCCGCCGTACTACCTGAGCATGAAGATGCCCGACCAGAAGGAACAGGCGTTCTCGCTGACGACGACGTTCACTCCCAACGGGCGCGACAACCTCAGCGCGTTCATGGCGGTGGACGCCGAGGCGGGCACCAGCGGCTACGGGAAGATCAGAATCCTGAAGGTGCCGACGAGCACGACCGTCGACGGCCCCAAGCAGGTGCAGAGCCAGTTCAACTCCGAACAGGACATCGCCGAGTCCATCAGGCTGCTCCGAGGCGGTGACTCCGAGGTCGAGTACGGCAACCTGCTGACGGTGCCGCTCGACGGCGGACTGCTCTACGTGGAGCCGGTCTACGTACGCGGTGGTGGACTCAAGTACCCGTTGCTGCGCAAGGTGCTGGTCACCTACGGCGGCAACACCGCCTTCGAGAACACGCTGGAGGAAGCCCTCAACAAGGTCTTCGGCGCGGAGGGTTCGGCCCCCGAACCGCCGGACGAGGACCGGGACGAGGGCACCACCCCGCCGCCGGCGACGGGCGACCCGACGGTCCAGGACGCGCTGAACGATGCACAGAAGGCGTTCGAAGCCGGGCAGGAAGCCCTGCAGAAGAACGACTGGGCGGCGTACGGCGAGGCGCAGAAGGACCTGGAGGAGGCGCTGCGCCGGGCCGAGGAGGCCCAGGCCCGGGCCGGCCGCGGCGCCGACGGCGAGAAGAACGGGGACGACAAGGCCGGTCCCACTCCCCGACCGAGCGGCAGTGCCACCGGCGGCTCGGACAGCGGGTGA